In a single window of the Desulfovibrio mangrovi genome:
- a CDS encoding TRAP transporter substrate-binding protein — MPCKLFSVRPATAGRGLMPVVLSCLFAFCLLITASPVSVASAASAAQISLAVVTKPGSAQYIAAEKFAQLVEERSSGATTVKIFHSGSLGTETEMLQQIQLGAVQMGIITLGPFDTFVPEVKVVAFPFLFKDHDTVDRVLDGPVGQDILKKLESAGFKGLAFSENGFRHLTNSRQPVHTAKEAEGLKIRVMESTFHKELWRALGANPTPMGWPIYSELQQHTIDAQENPLWVLSVYKLHEVQKYLSLTGHVYSAHIDIANLAWFNALPKDQQILIATAMHDAALYQRAFNRSQEAAYLEEMRANGMVVDEQPDLASFRERVSSLKDMEMYAAPATRALLDRILEAAK, encoded by the coding sequence ATGCCCTGCAAGCTATTCTCCGTGCGGCCCGCAACTGCCGGTCGTGGTCTCATGCCCGTTGTCCTGAGCTGCCTGTTCGCATTCTGCCTGCTGATTACAGCATCCCCAGTATCTGTGGCATCTGCGGCATCTGCGGCACAAATCTCCCTGGCCGTGGTGACCAAGCCCGGTTCCGCGCAGTACATCGCCGCCGAGAAATTCGCGCAGCTTGTGGAAGAACGCTCCAGCGGTGCAACCACCGTGAAGATATTCCATTCCGGCTCGCTGGGAACAGAAACCGAAATGCTCCAGCAGATCCAGCTCGGCGCCGTGCAGATGGGTATCATCACCCTCGGGCCCTTCGACACCTTCGTGCCGGAAGTGAAGGTGGTGGCCTTCCCCTTCCTGTTCAAGGACCACGACACCGTGGACCGCGTTCTTGACGGTCCCGTAGGGCAGGATATCCTCAAAAAGCTGGAGTCTGCCGGCTTCAAGGGGCTTGCCTTTTCCGAAAACGGCTTCCGCCACCTGACCAACTCGCGCCAGCCCGTGCATACCGCCAAGGAGGCAGAAGGGCTGAAAATCCGCGTCATGGAATCCACCTTCCACAAGGAACTCTGGCGCGCACTCGGGGCAAATCCCACCCCCATGGGCTGGCCCATCTATTCCGAACTGCAGCAGCACACCATAGACGCGCAGGAAAACCCGCTCTGGGTGCTCTCCGTGTACAAACTCCATGAGGTGCAGAAGTATCTGTCCCTGACCGGTCACGTCTATTCGGCGCACATAGATATCGCCAACCTCGCCTGGTTCAACGCGCTGCCCAAGGATCAGCAGATTCTCATCGCCACCGCCATGCATGATGCCGCCTTGTATCAGCGTGCCTTCAACCGCTCGCAGGAAGCAGCCTATCTCGAAGAAATGCGCGCCAACGGCATGGTCGTGGATGAACAGCCTGATCTGGCCAGTTTCCGAGAGCGTGTGAGCAGCCTGAAGGATATGGAAATGTACGCAGCCCCCGCCACCCGTGCGCTGCTGGACAGGATTCTGGAAGCCGCCAAGTAG
- a CDS encoding peptidoglycan DD-metalloendopeptidase family protein has translation MTNRYRFTSTDSKRKKYLAIAGCFILAASLAVFTGIFNTGSDSPSQQVATAEQEKPVEQPAQVVPQGPVKAVHPGIVGNGDTASSILAQWFNPAEIHELAQICKPVFPLRQLRAGQPYRVYTEDGAVSRLEYEIDADKYLTVTPQKKQESAESAPSFTAELHDIPYDYKTVSIAGTINSSLFEAVEEAGENASLAIVMADIFGWEIDFIRDLRTGDSFSAVVEKRYRDGEFKGYKRVLAASFTNQGELHEGFRMKDEYGVYQFYNAEGGNLRRAFLKAPLSFQRISSNFSNSRLHPVLKTYRPHHGVDYAAPTGTPVHAIGDATVIKIARDNAAGKYIKLRHSNGYESGYLHLSGYARGLKTGKRVRQGDVIGYVGATGYATGPHLDFRIQKNGTYINPRKVISPRSEPVSKKQMDEFKALVQEMRPKLQPKTTVGTLDVPKTVN, from the coding sequence ATGACAAACAGATACCGTTTTACCTCCACTGATTCCAAGCGTAAAAAATACCTGGCCATAGCCGGGTGTTTCATCCTTGCCGCCTCTCTGGCGGTGTTTACAGGCATTTTCAATACGGGCTCGGATTCCCCCTCACAACAGGTCGCCACCGCGGAACAGGAGAAGCCGGTTGAGCAACCTGCTCAGGTAGTGCCTCAGGGTCCTGTGAAAGCCGTGCACCCCGGCATAGTTGGGAACGGAGACACTGCCTCCTCCATTCTTGCCCAATGGTTCAATCCCGCTGAAATCCATGAGCTGGCCCAGATATGCAAACCCGTTTTCCCGCTCCGACAGCTTCGTGCGGGCCAGCCATACCGCGTGTACACTGAAGACGGGGCAGTCTCCCGTCTTGAGTACGAAATAGATGCCGACAAGTATCTCACCGTTACCCCGCAGAAGAAGCAGGAGAGCGCTGAGTCTGCTCCTTCCTTCACTGCGGAATTGCATGACATTCCCTATGATTACAAGACGGTGTCCATTGCAGGCACCATCAATTCCAGCCTGTTCGAAGCTGTTGAGGAAGCGGGCGAAAACGCCTCTTTGGCCATCGTCATGGCAGACATCTTCGGCTGGGAAATCGACTTTATCCGCGATCTGCGCACCGGTGATTCCTTTTCCGCAGTTGTGGAAAAGCGTTACCGTGACGGTGAGTTCAAAGGCTACAAGCGCGTTCTTGCCGCCTCCTTCACCAATCAGGGAGAGTTGCACGAAGGCTTCCGCATGAAGGACGAATACGGCGTGTACCAGTTCTATAACGCCGAGGGCGGCAACCTGCGCCGCGCCTTCCTCAAGGCTCCCCTCTCCTTCCAGCGTATTTCCTCCAATTTCTCCAACAGCCGCCTGCATCCGGTACTCAAGACCTATCGTCCCCACCATGGCGTCGACTACGCTGCCCCCACGGGTACGCCAGTGCATGCCATCGGTGACGCCACGGTCATCAAGATCGCCCGCGACAATGCGGCCGGCAAGTACATCAAGCTTCGCCACAGCAATGGCTATGAAAGCGGCTACCTGCATCTTTCCGGCTACGCCAGAGGGCTCAAGACCGGCAAGCGCGTTCGTCAGGGCGATGTAATCGGCTACGTGGGCGCCACAGGCTACGCTACCGGCCCTCATCTGGACTTCCGCATCCAGAAGAACGGCACCTACATCAATCCGCGCAAGGTCATCAGCCCGCGCTCCGAACCCGTGAGCAAGAAGCAGATGGATGAATTCAAGGCGCTGGTGCAGGAAATGCGTCCCAAGCTGCAGCCAAAGACCACAGTAGGAACACTTGATGTTCCTAAGACCGTCAACTAG
- a CDS encoding DnaA ATPase domain-containing protein translates to MLKKALRDHLSHTFSDQALRQWYDPLTLVMSATEKRLSVYFPHPFFAHWFQQNAQGAFENALREYLDEGYKLDYSTRASAKAGGRMPVSPASARIKNLDIPFGQQFTFETYLHNRKNEFPIASAREVVKQGAPKYNPFVLCGPSGSGKTHLLRAMANEIARHTDPESIFLGTVEDLAALYAVEYEGDLYGARRHLSRFAYFLLDDVQRFKDFPLLQEEMVIIFNMFHDAGKQMIFTSTGIVSGYDFLDAKLRSRLEWGLIAQIKPQDLDIRVRFVQQRLKHDRLRISKEQTFMLCQRFPDFRNLQGILTKLAAYRDLMSREVTDKDFEQILAHTDDKQGSSITPDTVIAVISEHFGLHDKDITGTKRHQKIVQARQLAMFICRQLLGSSYPSLGRIFGGKDHSTAMYAVKKVKELQDSNRDTKILVTELKKKCLTRDS, encoded by the coding sequence GTGCTCAAGAAAGCCCTCCGAGACCATCTTTCCCACACCTTTTCCGATCAGGCCCTGCGCCAGTGGTACGATCCGCTGACGCTGGTGATGAGTGCCACGGAAAAGCGGCTTTCCGTGTATTTTCCGCATCCCTTTTTCGCGCACTGGTTTCAGCAGAATGCGCAAGGCGCCTTTGAAAACGCCCTGCGCGAATATCTGGACGAAGGGTACAAGCTCGACTATTCCACGCGCGCCTCTGCCAAAGCAGGCGGCAGAATGCCTGTTTCTCCCGCTTCTGCGCGGATCAAGAATCTGGATATTCCTTTCGGACAGCAGTTCACCTTCGAAACCTATCTGCACAACCGCAAAAACGAATTTCCCATTGCCAGCGCCCGCGAAGTGGTGAAGCAGGGGGCCCCGAAATACAATCCCTTTGTCCTGTGCGGCCCCAGCGGTTCCGGCAAAACGCACCTTCTGCGCGCCATGGCCAACGAGATTGCCCGCCACACGGACCCTGAATCCATCTTCCTTGGTACGGTGGAAGATCTGGCCGCCCTGTATGCCGTGGAATATGAAGGCGATCTCTACGGCGCACGCAGGCACCTTTCCCGCTTCGCCTATTTCCTGCTGGACGATGTGCAGCGCTTCAAGGATTTCCCCCTGCTGCAGGAAGAGATGGTCATCATTTTCAACATGTTCCATGATGCCGGAAAGCAGATGATCTTTACGTCTACCGGGATAGTCTCGGGGTATGATTTTCTGGATGCCAAGCTCAGATCGCGGCTGGAGTGGGGCCTTATCGCCCAGATAAAGCCGCAGGATCTGGATATCCGCGTGCGCTTCGTGCAGCAGCGGCTCAAGCATGACAGGCTGCGCATTTCCAAAGAACAGACCTTCATGCTCTGCCAGCGCTTTCCTGATTTCCGGAACCTGCAGGGCATTCTGACCAAGCTTGCGGCTTACCGCGATCTCATGAGCAGGGAAGTGACGGACAAGGATTTCGAGCAGATTCTTGCCCACACGGATGACAAGCAGGGCAGCTCCATAACGCCAGATACGGTCATAGCCGTCATTTCCGAGCATTTCGGGCTGCACGACAAGGACATCACCGGCACCAAGCGGCACCAGAAGATAGTGCAGGCCCGCCAGCTGGCCATGTTCATATGCCGTCAGCTGCTGGGCAGTTCCTATCCTTCCCTCGGGCGCATCTTCGGCGGAAAGGACCATTCCACGGCCATGTACGCTGTTAAAAAAGTTAAAGAATTACAGGATAGTAACAGAGATACGAAAATTTTGGTAACCGAGTTGAAGAAAAAGTGTCTAACCAGAGACAGTTAA
- a CDS encoding TRAP transporter small permease, with amino-acid sequence MSSVSTYCTRALALLNHLSAYADTVCRVILFASCVGMAGVIGAQVFFRYVLNASLFWSEELGRVLLVQLTFFGAAVAYRAGAHIGVDTVVCRLSPVGRNMAARCTHLASLFLFVVMAIYGFQFAEFLSVQMTTTLGVSKRVPFMAVPFSGCIMALHCLCFLFGPVSKAPCYGNKDENTCEEGRA; translated from the coding sequence ATGTCCAGTGTTTCCACATATTGCACACGTGCCCTGGCGCTGCTGAATCACCTGAGCGCCTATGCGGATACTGTTTGCCGCGTCATCCTGTTCGCATCCTGCGTCGGCATGGCGGGCGTTATCGGCGCGCAGGTGTTCTTCCGCTACGTGCTCAACGCATCACTCTTCTGGTCAGAGGAACTCGGCAGGGTTCTGCTCGTGCAACTCACCTTTTTCGGTGCGGCTGTGGCCTACAGAGCCGGAGCGCATATCGGGGTGGATACGGTGGTCTGCCGCCTTTCGCCTGTTGGTAGGAACATGGCTGCGCGGTGCACGCATCTGGCAAGCCTGTTCCTTTTCGTGGTCATGGCCATCTATGGATTTCAGTTTGCGGAGTTCCTGTCCGTGCAGATGACCACCACCCTCGGCGTTTCCAAGCGTGTTCCCTTTATGGCCGTACCGTTCAGCGGCTGCATCATGGCCTTGCACTGCCTGTGCTTTCTCTTCGGTCCCGTGAGCAAGGCTCCCTGCTACGGAAACAAGGACGAGAATACGTGTGAGGAGGGCAGGGCATGA
- the dnaN gene encoding DNA polymerase III subunit beta, whose product MHLRVFKEDVIDGLQKAANIIPAKTGAAYLRSIWLKAEAGALHVLSTDSNIEFRGRYTGEVMEEGLAGVQGRAFVDLLKKLPAGEITLRLDKDAGSLQIEQGRRKYKLPVNDATWFQNFSDFPEDGSVYWSGDFVQELIDKLAYCISDEDTMEAIACMSMKPMANGTIEACGLNGHQFSMQRFMNDELHAMLPQDGVLVQKKYLGELKKWLGGDEIELNIDNKRLFFRRGDKRETFSLPLSYYQYPDYNNFLSKLHAPEVGTLEVDRKEIIEALDRLLIFNTENNRCTYFTFTGAEVDLSSQGQEVGTANEAIEAQYQGDIKRIAFPTRNLIEILNHYQSETLKFLLTGSEGPCGLQGNDDPEYTVIIMPMKIVEETYYSEEEV is encoded by the coding sequence ATGCATTTAAGAGTATTCAAAGAAGACGTGATTGACGGTCTCCAGAAAGCCGCGAATATCATTCCTGCCAAAACCGGCGCTGCCTATTTGCGGTCCATCTGGCTCAAAGCGGAAGCAGGCGCTCTGCATGTGCTCTCCACTGATTCCAATATCGAGTTCCGTGGCCGGTATACCGGTGAAGTCATGGAAGAGGGCCTTGCCGGTGTGCAGGGTCGTGCCTTTGTTGATCTGCTCAAGAAGCTTCCCGCAGGCGAAATCACCCTTCGTCTGGACAAGGATGCAGGCAGCCTGCAGATTGAGCAGGGCAGAAGAAAGTACAAACTGCCTGTAAACGATGCCACCTGGTTCCAGAACTTCTCCGACTTCCCTGAAGACGGTTCCGTTTACTGGTCCGGCGACTTCGTGCAGGAACTCATCGACAAGCTGGCCTACTGCATCTCCGATGAAGACACCATGGAGGCTATTGCCTGCATGAGCATGAAGCCCATGGCCAACGGCACCATCGAAGCCTGCGGCCTGAACGGCCATCAGTTCTCCATGCAGCGCTTCATGAACGATGAACTGCATGCCATGCTGCCGCAGGACGGCGTTCTGGTGCAGAAGAAGTACCTCGGCGAACTCAAGAAGTGGCTGGGTGGCGACGAGATCGAGCTGAACATCGACAACAAGCGTCTGTTCTTCCGTCGTGGAGACAAGCGCGAGACCTTCAGCCTGCCTCTTTCCTACTATCAGTATCCTGATTACAACAATTTCCTTTCCAAGCTGCATGCCCCCGAAGTGGGCACCCTTGAAGTGGACAGAAAGGAGATCATCGAGGCGCTCGACCGTCTGCTCATTTTCAACACGGAAAACAACCGTTGCACCTACTTCACCTTTACCGGGGCTGAAGTGGATCTTTCTTCACAGGGTCAGGAAGTGGGTACGGCCAACGAAGCCATCGAAGCCCAGTATCAGGGCGACATCAAGCGTATCGCCTTTCCCACCCGCAACCTGATCGAAATTCTCAATCACTACCAGTCCGAGACCCTGAAGTTCCTGCTCACGGGTTCTGAAGGCCCCTGCGGCCTGCAGGGCAATGATGACCCCGAATACACGGTCATCATCATGCCCATGAAGATAGTGGAAGAGACGTACTACAGCGAGGAAGAAGTTTAA
- a CDS encoding bacteriohemerythrin, with translation MPNIVWSDELSLGIDMIDRQHKMLIRLCNHLLIAIRRGKSHSELQALFHELSEYTVYHFSAEEKFMEELKYPKLKEHRESHVILKREVRAYQNRLFHQEEINPDEVLAFMRKWLIEHILGEDRAIGRYHHRDDHLKKNDDMVH, from the coding sequence ATGCCGAACATCGTGTGGTCTGATGAACTGAGTCTGGGAATTGACATGATCGACAGGCAGCACAAGATGTTGATCCGTCTGTGCAATCATCTCCTCATAGCCATCCGGCGCGGCAAGTCGCATAGCGAGCTGCAGGCTCTTTTTCATGAACTTTCCGAGTACACGGTGTATCACTTCAGTGCGGAAGAAAAGTTCATGGAGGAACTCAAGTATCCCAAGCTCAAGGAGCACAGGGAGAGCCATGTCATCTTGAAGCGTGAGGTGCGGGCCTATCAGAACCGCCTCTTCCATCAGGAGGAAATCAATCCCGATGAGGTGCTTGCGTTCATGCGCAAATGGCTTATCGAGCATATCCTGGGTGAGGACAGGGCCATAGGGCGTTATCATCATCGCGATGACCATCTGAAAAAGAATGATGACATGGTTCACTAA
- a CDS encoding MerR family transcriptional regulator, with protein MSDNTLTHRDLGRMLGVSETTIKSYRRKFPDCIPVANDGKPIRFTREAGKVCLRIRELFSRGMSVPEVRTRLEKEYSWIPPLPEEMQDEEIRAAEPVMPAGPVEVELPEDYTQALSNLAKSMVNLTMKQDAIARRLESMDARLQKLDPQGAGAGSVAGGMGSEMEAWLERATGLLERLEQMAAAPVQASEQGVHQGKVIRIRNAYGDVSEYTMETAAAPTGSGEAGEEPDQQDLEAGEATAGAAERAVDATAAEAEADAGFIFDAEEPAQEEISSMVQEPPRTLLTMPLVIQSPEGEFLGVAGRTRGRFNINDLKAMLMSHYEGNQRFTMQWQLTDNGWLMLLEQKELSDPYSLAVLVEQTTTPRGNNVALIEHLTINGKDENPVEMYNFINRIYEA; from the coding sequence ATGAGCGACAACACGCTTACCCACAGAGACCTTGGCCGCATGCTCGGCGTTTCCGAAACGACCATCAAGAGCTACCGCCGCAAATTCCCCGACTGCATTCCCGTTGCCAACGACGGCAAGCCCATCCGCTTCACCAGAGAAGCGGGCAAGGTCTGCCTGCGCATCCGCGAGCTTTTCAGCAGGGGCATGTCTGTGCCGGAGGTCCGCACGAGGCTTGAAAAGGAATATTCATGGATCCCTCCCCTGCCGGAAGAAATGCAGGATGAGGAGATCAGGGCAGCCGAACCGGTAATGCCCGCAGGCCCCGTAGAGGTGGAGCTGCCGGAAGACTACACGCAGGCCCTGAGCAATCTTGCCAAGAGCATGGTGAACCTGACCATGAAGCAGGACGCCATAGCCCGCAGGCTGGAGAGCATGGATGCCCGTCTGCAGAAGCTGGACCCGCAGGGTGCCGGTGCAGGCAGCGTTGCCGGGGGCATGGGCTCTGAGATGGAAGCATGGCTGGAGCGCGCTACCGGCCTGCTTGAACGCCTTGAGCAGATGGCTGCCGCACCCGTGCAGGCCTCAGAACAGGGTGTCCATCAGGGCAAGGTTATCCGTATTCGCAATGCCTATGGAGATGTGAGCGAATACACCATGGAAACCGCCGCCGCGCCGACGGGCTCCGGAGAAGCAGGTGAGGAACCTGATCAGCAGGATCTGGAGGCTGGTGAAGCGACAGCCGGGGCAGCGGAAAGAGCTGTGGACGCAACTGCGGCAGAAGCGGAGGCCGACGCCGGATTCATCTTTGATGCGGAAGAACCTGCGCAGGAAGAGATTTCGTCCATGGTGCAGGAACCTCCTCGCACCCTGCTGACCATGCCACTGGTGATCCAGTCGCCGGAAGGTGAATTTCTGGGAGTGGCGGGCAGAACTCGCGGCCGCTTCAACATCAATGACCTGAAGGCCATGCTCATGAGCCATTACGAGGGGAACCAGCGTTTCACCATGCAGTGGCAGTTGACCGACAACGGCTGGCTCATGCTGCTGGAACAGAAGGAACTGTCAGACCCCTATTCACTGGCTGTGCTGGTGGAACAGACCACTACGCCACGCGGGAATAATGTGGCGCTTATCGAACACTTGACGATTAACGGCAAGGACGAGAATCCTGTAGAAATGTATAACTTCATCAACAGGATATACGAGGCATAG
- the gyrB gene encoding DNA topoisomerase (ATP-hydrolyzing) subunit B, with the protein MTSAGSKQQYTANSITVLEGLSAVRKRPAMYIGSTDVRGLHHLVYEVVDNSIDEAMAGFCDKITVKVHLDNSVTVRDNGRGIPVDIHPKEGRPAVEVVMTVLHAGGKFDSDTYKVSGGLHGVGVSCVNALSEYLEVTIDRDGYRHHQRYERGVPVKGVERIGESDRRGTTVRFRPDEEIFETNQFVYDVLKKRFEELAYLNSGLTIEFLDERTGDTDTFFAEGGIRQFVKDLNSGEGGIHSIIYGSGNGTGDQENIFVEYAIQYNAGYKENFLTFANNIRTKEGGTHLQGFKTALTRAINTYIQGSDLPKKLKIKLSGDDVREGLTGVISVKIPQPQFEGQTKTKLGNSEVAGLVAGLCYDHLMTFFGENPKDAKMVIEKAVDAARARDAARKAKDLVRRKGALGDNSLPGKLADCQSKDPAESELFIVEGDSAGGSAKQGRNPGTQAILPLRGKILNVEKTRFDKMLANKEVKALITAMGAGIGEEDTDYDKLRYHKIVIMTDADVDGAHIRTLLLTFFFRQYPELITKGFLYIAQPPLYRAHSSKFEKFIKDDAELNAFLLNRIADDVVLHGGNGVTSTGMQLKELLKVIETIQGKIAEVENINISQELFLTFLDYPVRLFPENFVHESENGFGEFLQERGYTVRHDIEEDEIERRVWLVFEDQNGHRTRIGTEFFNSKLYKQPYIALDDIRKMFGGLTFRAVRKEVETELPDIFSVLDYVLQEARKGISIQRYKGLGEMNPEQLWVTTMNPENRILLQVTVEDAEDASDIFEQLMGDRVEPRREFIERNALSVHDLDI; encoded by the coding sequence ATGACCAGCGCTGGAAGCAAACAGCAGTATACTGCTAACAGCATTACCGTTCTTGAGGGGCTTTCGGCTGTCCGCAAGCGCCCCGCCATGTATATCGGCAGTACGGACGTGCGCGGCCTGCACCACCTTGTGTACGAAGTGGTGGACAACTCCATCGACGAAGCCATGGCCGGCTTCTGCGACAAGATCACCGTCAAGGTGCATCTGGATAACAGCGTCACCGTGCGCGATAACGGCCGTGGCATTCCCGTGGACATCCATCCCAAGGAAGGACGTCCCGCGGTGGAAGTGGTCATGACCGTGCTGCATGCAGGCGGCAAGTTCGACAGCGACACCTACAAAGTTTCCGGCGGTCTGCACGGCGTGGGTGTTTCGTGTGTTAACGCGCTGTCCGAATACCTTGAGGTGACCATTGACCGCGACGGCTACCGCCATCATCAGCGGTATGAACGCGGCGTGCCCGTGAAGGGTGTGGAACGCATCGGCGAAAGCGACCGGCGCGGCACCACTGTGCGCTTCCGTCCCGACGAGGAGATCTTCGAGACCAACCAGTTCGTCTACGACGTGCTCAAGAAGCGCTTCGAAGAACTGGCCTATCTCAACTCCGGCCTGACCATCGAGTTTCTTGATGAGCGCACCGGCGATACCGACACCTTCTTCGCGGAAGGCGGCATCCGTCAGTTCGTCAAGGACCTGAACTCCGGCGAAGGCGGCATCCATTCCATCATCTACGGTTCCGGCAACGGTACCGGCGATCAGGAAAACATCTTTGTCGAATACGCCATTCAGTACAACGCAGGGTACAAGGAAAACTTCCTCACCTTTGCGAACAACATCCGCACCAAGGAAGGCGGCACGCACCTGCAGGGCTTCAAGACCGCGCTGACCCGTGCCATAAACACCTATATTCAGGGATCGGATCTTCCCAAGAAGCTCAAGATCAAGCTTTCCGGCGATGATGTTCGTGAAGGCCTGACCGGCGTCATCAGCGTGAAGATTCCCCAGCCCCAGTTCGAAGGGCAGACCAAGACCAAGCTCGGTAACAGCGAAGTGGCCGGTCTGGTGGCCGGTCTGTGTTACGACCATCTCATGACCTTCTTCGGCGAGAACCCCAAGGACGCCAAGATGGTCATTGAAAAGGCCGTGGACGCCGCCCGCGCACGCGATGCCGCCCGCAAGGCAAAGGATCTTGTGCGACGCAAGGGTGCCCTTGGCGACAACTCCCTGCCCGGCAAGCTGGCCGACTGCCAGTCCAAGGATCCTGCCGAATCCGAACTGTTCATCGTGGAAGGTGACTCCGCTGGTGGTTCTGCCAAGCAGGGCAGAAACCCCGGCACACAGGCCATTCTTCCGCTGCGAGGCAAGATTCTGAACGTGGAGAAGACCCGCTTCGACAAGATGCTGGCCAACAAGGAAGTGAAGGCCCTCATCACTGCCATGGGCGCAGGCATCGGCGAAGAGGATACGGATTACGACAAGCTGCGCTACCACAAGATCGTCATCATGACGGACGCCGACGTGGACGGCGCGCACATCCGCACGCTGCTCCTGACCTTCTTCTTCCGTCAGTATCCCGAACTGATCACGAAGGGCTTTCTGTACATCGCGCAACCGCCGTTGTACCGCGCCCATTCCTCCAAGTTCGAGAAGTTCATCAAGGACGATGCCGAGCTCAACGCCTTCCTGCTGAACCGCATTGCGGACGACGTGGTGCTGCACGGCGGCAACGGCGTTACCTCCACCGGCATGCAGCTCAAGGAACTGCTCAAGGTTATTGAAACCATTCAGGGCAAGATCGCCGAGGTGGAGAACATCAACATCAGCCAGGAACTGTTCCTTACCTTCCTGGATTACCCTGTGCGTCTCTTCCCTGAGAACTTCGTGCATGAGAGCGAGAACGGCTTCGGCGAGTTCCTGCAGGAGCGCGGTTACACCGTGCGTCATGACATCGAGGAAGACGAGATCGAGCGTCGCGTCTGGCTGGTCTTTGAGGACCAAAACGGGCACCGCACCCGCATAGGTACCGAGTTCTTCAACTCCAAGCTCTACAAGCAGCCCTACATAGCCCTTGATGACATCCGCAAGATGTTCGGCGGGCTCACCTTCAGGGCTGTGCGCAAGGAAGTTGAAACGGAACTGCCCGACATCTTCTCCGTTCTGGACTATGTGCTGCAGGAAGCCCGCAAGGGCATCAGCATTCAGCGATACAAAGGTCTTGGTGAAATGAACCCCGAACAGCTCTGGGTGACCACCATGAATCCTGAGAATCGCATCCTGCTTCAGGTGACCGTGGAAGACGCCGAGGATGCCAGCGACATCTTCGAGCAGCTGATGGGCGACAGGGTAGAGCCCCGTCGTGAGTTCATCGAACGCAACGCCCTGAGCGTGCATGATCTGGATATTTAA
- a CDS encoding TRAP transporter large permease, with protein MTVVLFGLLVLLFALNTPIAVAVGVSAVAAFMLQGDMNLMLVTQRMYAGADSFPLMAVPLFMIAGNLMGAGGISRRIVRLADALVGHLPGGLAAVSVLSAMFFAGISGSAAADTAAVGAILIPAMVKRGHSPAFAGAVQAAAGSIGVVIPPSIPMIIFGVLTGASIGKLFAAGIVPGLLAGLSLITVCLVHAKRHDWQPEHAFSLKEVFSAFRQALWALGAPVIILGGIMGGIFTATESAAVAVFYALFAGLFIYREISFRQLPALFLQAGITSSIILFIISAASVFSWYMAIQDIPAGIAAWLTSITTHPVLLLLLINCLLLLAGTILETTAALILFVPVLLPLLPALGLDVVHLGIIVIMNLAIGMLTPPMGVCLIVSCSIASTRLEAITRAILPFLLALIINLALVCLVPDIALTLPHMLFN; from the coding sequence ATGACCGTGGTGCTGTTCGGCCTTCTGGTGCTGCTTTTCGCGCTGAATACGCCCATTGCCGTGGCTGTGGGGGTAAGTGCCGTGGCAGCCTTCATGCTGCAGGGCGACATGAACCTGATGCTGGTCACCCAGCGCATGTACGCAGGGGCGGATTCCTTTCCGCTCATGGCCGTGCCCCTGTTCATGATCGCAGGCAACCTCATGGGGGCAGGCGGCATATCCCGCCGCATTGTGCGTCTTGCCGACGCGCTGGTGGGGCATCTTCCGGGCGGGCTTGCTGCGGTTTCCGTACTTTCCGCCATGTTCTTCGCGGGCATTTCCGGCTCTGCTGCGGCTGATACCGCGGCCGTAGGAGCCATTCTCATTCCTGCCATGGTGAAACGCGGCCATTCTCCGGCCTTCGCCGGAGCAGTGCAGGCCGCGGCCGGCTCCATCGGGGTGGTGATTCCGCCGTCCATTCCCATGATCATTTTCGGCGTGCTCACGGGCGCGTCAATCGGAAAGCTCTTTGCAGCAGGCATCGTGCCCGGGCTGCTGGCGGGCCTTTCGCTCATCACCGTGTGCTTGGTGCACGCCAAACGACACGACTGGCAGCCGGAACACGCATTCTCCCTGAAGGAAGTGTTCAGCGCATTCAGGCAGGCCCTGTGGGCGCTGGGCGCACCGGTAATCATCCTCGGCGGCATCATGGGCGGCATATTCACGGCAACGGAATCCGCCGCCGTGGCCGTGTTCTACGCACTGTTCGCAGGGCTGTTCATTTACCGGGAAATCAGCTTCAGGCAATTGCCTGCACTGTTCCTGCAGGCGGGAATCACCTCCAGCATCATTCTGTTCATTATCAGCGCGGCATCTGTCTTCTCGTGGTACATGGCCATTCAGGACATTCCCGCAGGCATCGCCGCATGGCTCACGAGCATCACCACCCATCCCGTGCTGCTGCTCCTGTTGATAAACTGCCTGTTGCTGCTGGCCGGCACCATTCTGGAAACCACGGCCGCCCTCATCCTGTTCGTACCCGTGCTGCTGCCCCTGCTGCCCGCACTGGGGCTGGACGTGGTGCATCTCGGCATCATCGTGATCATGAACCTTGCCATCGGCATGCTCACGCCGCCCATGGGCGTCTGCCTCATCGTCTCCTGCTCCATCGCCTCCACAAGACTGGAAGCGATAACACGAGCCATCCTTCCCTTCCTGCTGGCGCTGATCATCAATCTGGCTCTGGTCTGCCTTGTGCCGGATATTGCCCTGACGCTTCCACACATGCTTTTCAACTAA